GGATCCCTTTGGCCCGTGTGAACTCTTTTCCATCAGCCTTCATCAAAGGAGTGTCAGTTGCAAGCGTTCCTGCAAGGATATCCACCCCTACAACAGCAGGATTGCTCTGCCTGAAGACATAGCCTTTCATAAGCTGGATCTTGCACGGCTTCGTTATCCCTTCAAGCTCCCGCTGCTCTCCCTCCTTATGCATGCTCGCTTTCCATTTCTCATAATCCTCAAGGAGCCTGTAGATCACATCATGGGTGATGATCTTGACTTTGTCAGACGCAGCAGCCGGAACATTGAAGCCAAGGATAACTGCAGTCAGGGGATCAAGATTCGACTCAGCATCTGCAATATCTGATTTTGAAATCATGCCTACAGAAGCCTTCCGGACAGGAACAGACTTCTCCTTCAATAGCTTGGCAAGAGCCTCTAAGCTTCCCAGCGAGTCTGCCTTGAGGATGATGCCTTGCTGGTCTGTCTGGATCAGCACCTCCTCGACTTCCCTCTGGACTTCCTCTTTGACCTTTTCTACCTCTCCCTCGCCGCAGCCCCGAAGCGGCGCGCCTGCAAGGCTCTTCTCTATGCCAACCGCCAGGATCTTCACTCCTGTTGCAGCCCTCACCTCCTGGACAGGCTTGAACTTGCTCTTCTTATCCCTCATCTCACTTAACGGAGCAGGCTCAAATAATCCTTTGACCTTTGTTGCAAAGGCTCCTTCAGCGCTTCCAACCACAATGATGTCATTCTTCTTTAACGTTCCATCATAGATGATTGCGTCAACAGTTGCTCCAAGCCCTTTCTCCTCCTTAACCTCAAGAATTGTTCCCTGGCACTTGCCTTCAGATACCGTAAGCTGGCTCTCGAGAAATCTTCCTCCAAGCCCCATCAAGACCATGAGCAGCTCCGGAATCCCTGCCCCTGTGCTGGCAGAGGTGGGGATGATGGCTATTTGTTTTGTGTAATCAAGGACGCGGTCAAAGCGCTCAGACTCAAATCCGTATTCAGAGAGTTTTCCAACAATAGTATACAGCTTTTCATCCAGCCTCTTCTGGACTGATTCGTGCTGCTTTGCAATCCGTTGCAGGGCCGATCCTGATGCCTTCTGCCATCCGGAAATCTGGTCAATCTTGTTTGCTGCAACAACAAATGGCGTTTTGTAGGATTTCAGGATGTCGATGCATTCGATGGTCTGCGGCATCACTCCCTCATTGATATCAATGACAAGGACGGCAATATCCGCCAGATTCCCTCCTCTCTTCCTTATCGTTGTAAATGCAGCATGCCCCGGAGTGTCAATAAACAGGATTCCAGGCACAAGGATCTCCTTTTTTATGGTATCAAGCAATGGCCCGCATATCTTCTGTATCATCCTCAAAGGAACGATAGAGGCTCCGATTGCCTGCGTGATGGCTCCAGCCTCCCTCTTCACCACAGAGCTCCCTCTGATATAATCCAGGATGCTTGACTTGCCGTGGTCAACATGGCCTACAACGGTTACGATGATCTGGCGTTTCATACCTGTACTGAGTTCAAAGTGGAGTTATAAAGGTTGCGGCGAGCCTGTGAAGATGATTTATGAAAATAGAACACTCACTTCTTGAAATACTTTATAACGGAAAGTGCCTCTGAACAACTGTGCGTTCCCCCCTTTACCCAACACCCTGTCTCCGGGCGATCCAACAAAAGCTCCTCCGCGCTTTCGGCTATCGGCCTTCAGCTTAATATTTCCTCAATTCTGGTAATAAACTCTTCCGCATCCTCCAGGCTGCTGGCCGCATTTTCCCCTGAAATCGCAGGAGTTGCATCATATTGCGCAGTTTCTCTTCGTGTTTTGGTTTGGATAAGTTTATTGATCAACTCCTCACTCAACACATATGCTTTCGTCAATTGCTGGATATGCTTAGCTTCCAGATTCTTCTGTTGATGAACGTAGTGGCGTTCCAAGACCGCGATAGTAGCAGCATGGCTTTTGGACTTAAATCCAAGTCGCGCCAACGCCGCCAGCGCAGATACATACATTGAATAATATGAGACAATAATCACCCAATCGTACGTTTCAAAATCAGAGGCAAGGGTAAGAACTTTCTTTAACTCCTCCTGTCCGGAAATCTTAAACATTAAATTCGCAACCGTATAATTTTTTCTTGCTTTTCCCAGGAAGGGTTTTTCAAGTTTTGTGTATTCCTGATCTTTGAGCAGCTGTTCCTTGCGTAGGTAAGCATCAATTTTCTTCTTCAAAATGTCTATTCTTGCCATGCAACTAACCTCCAAAACTGTTCTGAGCCGTACAGCGGGATTCCGTAGTCTCTGGCTTCTTTTCCAACATTCATCTCCTTAGATTTGAGCATTTTTTTAAATTCTTCTAGGTCAGCTATGAGGGGGCCTATCTTTAGATTATAAGAATACTGATAACTTGCGCATTCTCGCTCTATTGCCTCTCGCGCCGTCTTATTTTTGATATCGCTTACCATAAACAAGAGGTCGGCATCTGAGATTTTTGTAGCCGTACCTTTTGCATAGCTTCCAAACAGGACAATAGAATGGATCTCAGCAGTAAATGCTGCAGTTATTCTGGAAATCAGGCCTTCGAGAACAGCTTTTAATTTAGGATTGGCTTTATACAATGCCTCTTTTTTTGTTAAATCCACTTCTTGGAGAAAATAACGGCATCGAGGGCTGTCAAGATTGAGGAAAGACTGTTTTGCCCTGCCAACCGTTTTTACAATAATGGCTTTTTCTTTCTCTAACTCAGTGATATGGTTATACGCCGGGCGATATCCTATCTTTAGCTTCTTAGAGAGTTCTAGGATAGTAAGCCCTCTGCCAAGTTCTTTTCTCAGCCTTCCGATTATTTTCAAAGCAGTTTCTCTTCTCATATTATTCACTTAATGAATAACATTATTCACTTTAGTATATAAAGATTGCTATTCTGGGGGCTCAGTAGAAGCTGAGCTTTCCACTGGTGTTTCACCGGTGGCGTAACCTTTTTCTGCAGCCCCCGTCTCATTTCAGTAAGGCTGCAAAGAAGAGGACCAAAACCAACGTACGCCTTTTGGACACTATCCGTATAGAGTTAAAGGTTT
This portion of the Candidatus Nanoarchaeia archaeon genome encodes:
- the infB gene encoding translation initiation factor IF-2, producing the protein MKRQIIVTVVGHVDHGKSSILDYIRGSSVVKREAGAITQAIGASIVPLRMIQKICGPLLDTIKKEILVPGILFIDTPGHAAFTTIRKRGGNLADIAVLVIDINEGVMPQTIECIDILKSYKTPFVVAANKIDQISGWQKASGSALQRIAKQHESVQKRLDEKLYTIVGKLSEYGFESERFDRVLDYTKQIAIIPTSASTGAGIPELLMVLMGLGGRFLESQLTVSEGKCQGTILEVKEEKGLGATVDAIIYDGTLKKNDIIVVGSAEGAFATKVKGLFEPAPLSEMRDKKSKFKPVQEVRAATGVKILAVGIEKSLAGAPLRGCGEGEVEKVKEEVQREVEEVLIQTDQQGIILKADSLGSLEALAKLLKEKSVPVRKASVGMISKSDIADAESNLDPLTAVILGFNVPAAASDKVKIITHDVIYRLLEDYEKWKASMHKEGEQRELEGITKPCKIQLMKGYVFRQSNPAVVGVDILAGTLATDTPLMKADGKEFTRAKGIQADQENIPTADRGKQVAVSLSGVVVGRQIQEGEVLYSSITEDEFRKLKQLKKYLSKDQIDVLKEIATIMRKENPVWGV
- a CDS encoding nucleotidyltransferase domain-containing protein — its product is MRRETALKIIGRLRKELGRGLTILELSKKLKIGYRPAYNHITELEKEKAIIVKTVGRAKQSFLNLDSPRCRYFLQEVDLTKKEALYKANPKLKAVLEGLISRITAAFTAEIHSIVLFGSYAKGTATKISDADLLFMVSDIKNKTAREAIERECASYQYSYNLKIGPLIADLEEFKKMLKSKEMNVGKEARDYGIPLYGSEQFWRLVAWQE
- a CDS encoding HEPN domain-containing protein codes for the protein MARIDILKKKIDAYLRKEQLLKDQEYTKLEKPFLGKARKNYTVANLMFKISGQEELKKVLTLASDFETYDWVIIVSYYSMYVSALAALARLGFKSKSHAATIAVLERHYVHQQKNLEAKHIQQLTKAYVLSEELINKLIQTKTRRETAQYDATPAISGENAASSLEDAEEFITRIEEILS